A section of the Rubritalea squalenifaciens DSM 18772 genome encodes:
- a CDS encoding YraN family protein, producing the protein MTDRQGERIAPHEIGRMGEKMARLQLMKEGRRILYKNFRGPKGGEVDIVARDGEVLTFVEVKTRRRREGSRPLDAVTPAKQELIERGARAWLYMLKETDFLWRFDVVEVTLEEGKKPEVNVVKDFF; encoded by the coding sequence TTGACTGACCGGCAGGGCGAGCGCATTGCGCCGCATGAGATCGGCCGGATGGGGGAAAAGATGGCGCGCCTGCAGCTGATGAAGGAAGGGCGCCGGATCCTCTATAAAAACTTCCGCGGCCCGAAAGGGGGTGAGGTGGACATCGTGGCCCGTGATGGCGAGGTGCTGACCTTTGTGGAGGTGAAGACCCGCCGCAGGCGCGAGGGTAGCCGTCCGCTGGATGCGGTGACTCCTGCCAAGCAGGAACTGATCGAACGCGGAGCCAGAGCCTGGCTGTACATGCTCAAGGAAACCGACTTCCTCTGGCGCTTCGATGTGGTGGAAGTAACCCTGGAAGAAGGCAAGAAGCCTGAGGTCAATGTGGTGAAGGATTTTTTCTAA
- a CDS encoding ribonuclease HII → MPDFEHELVAMGKGHQVIAGVDEAGRGPLAGPVSAAAVILPEGFTHPLLNDSKKLSEKKREQIYEDLMADKSIRWGHSYAEVEEIDEINILKATHAAMARAVKALGEPGVYCLIDGLAVPNFPFGSEGLVKGDGKSLSIAAASIIAKVSRDRKMLEYAQEFPEYSFEKHKGYGTKAHLEALQNHGPTRIHRRSFAPVSQLSLPLD, encoded by the coding sequence ATGCCAGATTTTGAACATGAGTTGGTAGCGATGGGTAAGGGGCACCAGGTGATTGCCGGGGTGGATGAGGCTGGGCGCGGGCCGCTGGCAGGTCCGGTGTCGGCTGCGGCGGTGATCCTGCCAGAGGGATTCACGCATCCATTGTTAAATGACTCAAAGAAGCTGAGCGAGAAGAAGCGCGAGCAGATTTATGAGGACCTGATGGCGGACAAGAGCATCCGCTGGGGGCATAGCTACGCGGAGGTGGAGGAGATCGATGAAATCAATATTTTGAAAGCCACGCATGCGGCGATGGCGCGTGCGGTGAAGGCACTGGGAGAGCCGGGGGTGTATTGCTTGATCGATGGTCTGGCGGTGCCGAATTTCCCCTTTGGCTCTGAAGGACTGGTGAAGGGGGACGGCAAGAGTCTTTCCATCGCGGCGGCGAGTATTATTGCAAAGGTGTCGCGTGACCGGAAAATGCTGGAGTACGCGCAGGAATTCCCCGAGTATAGTTTTGAGAAGCACAAGGGGTACGGTACCAAGGCCCACTTGGAAGCTCTGCAGAACCATGGGCCTACTCGGATACATCGTCGCTCTTTTGCACCCGTCTCTCAACTTTCCCTGCCGCTTGACTGA
- a CDS encoding TonB-dependent receptor plug domain-containing protein, whose amino-acid sequence MIEKVKAQKGLVLVGFTACALGAQGEEVSAQAGEKVEQLAPSTVLASRFEEPVDGTVSSVSVLRGGELGRMQDYRITESLKIFPGIQGLSTSGQRGNFESVLVRGLPTRYSQVVVDGVRVTDSSNGLNNFLSNTQLGLVDRLEFLRGPQSVLYGGEAVGGVLGYETKVGDGEPEGFLLGEAGSFDSYRAALNSTGAVGDVQYGVELGREFTGNDTYSAFPIQDYTLNTAMLGLKWNVNDDLSVKFSYRGADGNLITRTEDQWGYYTSDVDTDYHLFALNTALRVNESWNSLLTLGYYEEAYDADFDGSYGGSVFGSDTDRFSVIWSNKVKLSEKLDVVAGAEYASTGFSNSNGRDFGFATYAAFANSYFRPVENLLFEAGARYDEHEEYGGEVAWNLGVSYDFVQTGTRLRARAAESYRTPVLADSEAFQDIFVNQLANPDLETEEVLGFELGVDQEIGQDHLLQVTYFYQQLDNAIYTETIAPGMWPNPSTTQRQNSEGDSLVSGVETALQGSFADGSTSYRIAWTAQIKEEVVDVPDHMLSADLYYDGGAWLVGCGATYLTGASYGNPDDVNFVETDERCVARLYGHYQVSENVKLHGRIENVFDEEYVLSDIYGSRIQGQGFGAFAGVTLSW is encoded by the coding sequence ATGATTGAAAAAGTGAAGGCCCAGAAGGGTCTGGTACTTGTTGGCTTCACGGCCTGTGCACTGGGTGCTCAGGGTGAAGAGGTTTCCGCTCAGGCGGGTGAGAAGGTGGAGCAACTGGCGCCGAGCACGGTGCTGGCAAGCAGGTTCGAGGAGCCTGTGGATGGGACGGTATCTTCCGTATCCGTGCTTCGTGGTGGTGAACTCGGGAGAATGCAGGATTACCGTATTACCGAGAGTTTGAAGATTTTCCCGGGGATCCAGGGGCTTTCGACCTCCGGCCAGCGCGGGAACTTTGAGAGTGTTTTGGTGCGTGGTTTACCAACGCGCTATTCACAGGTGGTGGTGGATGGAGTGCGCGTGACGGACTCCAGCAATGGTTTGAACAATTTCCTGAGCAATACGCAGCTGGGCCTGGTGGATCGCCTCGAGTTCCTGCGTGGTCCTCAGAGTGTGCTCTACGGGGGTGAAGCTGTGGGTGGGGTGCTTGGTTACGAGACCAAGGTAGGTGATGGTGAGCCAGAGGGGTTTCTTCTTGGTGAGGCGGGCAGTTTCGATAGCTACCGTGCGGCGCTGAACTCCACCGGAGCTGTGGGTGATGTGCAGTACGGGGTAGAGCTCGGCCGTGAGTTCACAGGGAACGACACTTACTCCGCATTTCCTATCCAGGACTACACGCTCAATACCGCGATGCTGGGCCTGAAGTGGAATGTGAATGACGACCTGAGCGTGAAATTCAGCTACCGTGGAGCCGATGGCAACCTCATCACCCGTACGGAAGACCAGTGGGGCTACTACACGAGCGATGTGGATACCGACTATCATTTGTTTGCGCTGAATACCGCGCTGCGTGTGAACGAGAGCTGGAACAGCCTGCTGACTCTGGGCTACTACGAGGAAGCCTATGATGCTGATTTTGATGGCAGCTACGGCGGCTCCGTCTTTGGTTCGGACACGGATCGCTTCTCCGTGATCTGGAGTAACAAGGTGAAGCTCAGCGAGAAGCTGGATGTCGTGGCGGGTGCTGAGTATGCCTCCACTGGCTTCAGCAATTCTAACGGAAGAGATTTCGGTTTCGCCACCTATGCGGCTTTTGCGAATAGCTATTTCCGTCCCGTAGAAAACCTGCTGTTTGAAGCAGGCGCTCGTTATGATGAGCACGAGGAATACGGTGGTGAAGTGGCCTGGAATCTGGGCGTGAGCTATGATTTCGTGCAGACAGGTACTCGTCTGAGAGCGCGTGCGGCAGAATCCTACCGTACACCGGTGCTGGCGGATTCCGAGGCATTCCAGGACATCTTTGTGAACCAGCTGGCGAACCCGGATCTGGAGACTGAAGAAGTTCTCGGCTTCGAGCTCGGGGTGGATCAGGAGATTGGCCAGGATCACCTCCTGCAAGTGACTTATTTCTATCAGCAGCTGGATAACGCGATCTACACGGAGACCATCGCTCCGGGTATGTGGCCAAATCCATCCACCACCCAGCGCCAGAATAGTGAGGGTGACTCACTGGTGAGCGGTGTGGAGACAGCGCTGCAGGGCAGCTTTGCCGACGGGTCCACGAGCTATCGCATCGCGTGGACGGCACAGATCAAGGAAGAAGTCGTTGATGTGCCGGATCACATGTTAAGTGCCGACCTCTACTATGACGGCGGTGCGTGGCTCGTGGGCTGCGGAGCGACATACCTCACCGGAGCCAGCTATGGTAATCCGGATGATGTCAACTTTGTGGAGACAGACGAGCGCTGTGTTGCTCGCCTCTACGGTCACTATCAGGTCAGCGAGAATGTGAAGCTGCATGGCCGCATTGAGAACGTATTCGATGAAGAGTACGTGCTCTCAGACATTTACGGCTCACGCATCCAGGGGCAGGGCTTTGGTGCCTTCGCCGGAGTGACTCTTAGCTGGTAA